Below is a window of Fervidobacterium pennivorans DSM 9078 DNA.
CCTGGTAGTTTTCCCGTGTAAATGAGTTTACCAGACAAGTATAGTTCTGCCTCTTTGCCAATAAGTTCATCAGGCAGATATAGGTTTGCAAAGCCATCAGATACTTCGATTATTATATTCTCATACTTATCAGAAGTCGATGCAGCAGCTATTGAAGGTAGGAGCTTTTCTAATTCTTCCTTTTTGAAAAATTTTGACAGGTCTATTATTTTTTCATCATCTTCATTTTCTGAATGTTCTTCATAGTTAATCATACTACTCAAAAATGCATCGTAAAATATTTTGATTCTATTTATTTCGAAGTTATAGAACTTCTTCCAAATACCTTTGTACCTATTTGCCATCTTCTTAAAATTATCGAGGATTTTTTCAAATTCATCTTTTTTTACCCTGCCGACAACTTCACAATACTTTGGACTAATATAAAAGTTTATTGGAGTTACTTTTAGACTTCTGACCATGTGGTCTATTTCAATTTTGTATCCTGCTCCCCCTAATACCAACTCTGTCGTCAGAAAGATTACATTGTACATCTCTCCGATTTTCTCAAAAACAAGTCCATATACTATGTCCTCACCATAGATAGCCACTATGTCCCCAATCTCTAATTTTTCTGTACCTTGTTCCAATAGTTTCCTAATTTTCTTTGCCCCTTTTTTATACTCTTCAAAAATTTGTTCAAGGTATTTCATTTCATTTCTATCGCTCATTTCTATCGCCTCCAATTTCTTGCAGAGTGTCTCAACAAATTCTTTTACACCGTTCACTTATTAAAACGAATATGGTCACATATTTCTGACTTGTATTTTTGTATTACGATTTTTACAACACTTGGACTGACATTCACAACTTCCTCAAAGAACTTCCTTATTCTTTCTCTTACCCGCTGGTGGGCTTTGTATCTTGCATCAGCGGACGGATATTCTCTAAACTGGGCATCCTTAGAGTAACCTGAGTAATAGATAAAATCGCATAAATCCAGTTCCTTCCCTTTCACGTAACTTTTAAATTCCTCAAAGATGTCTTGAGCTACCAATTTATCGAAGATTTCTTCTGATGTTAGAGCCGTATTGTCAGAAATCACCTCTGACAGCTCGAGCTCATCATCTTCCTCTTTAACGGTCACATCAATAGACAGAGGCTTTTTTTCGCTTGCTTTTCGAAAATCTTCTATTAGGTTGTCAACTATTCTGTTGAAATAAGTTGCTATTTGTAACGGTTCAAAATCCTTCAGTTTTTGCTTGAATTTGAGGATTCTTTCCATAGACTGTTGGTATACTTCATCAACAACTTCTTCCATTTGACCAAGTCCGAGATTTTCAGGTTTTCCGCATGTTTTTTTGTACACTTTCGCGGCAATAAACTCACGAACTTGCTTATCACACTGGGCGGAAAAAGTATTGTTGAACAGGCTCTTGACACACTTTCCCAACCTTGAAAGGTCATACTCTTTCCACACATTCATCACTCCAATTCTCCAAGTCTAACGCGCAACCACTTAGAAATTGTATTTTCTTTTGTCTTTTGTAGTTTTCAATTACGGGTGCTGGAAGTATGAAAACGTAACGTCCCCCGATATTCATAATTCGGCTCTCATTCATAAATATTCTCTCACTTGCGAAGGGGCAACATTCAAAGACTTTGAACACAGCATCTGAATACTTTTTCGTTGACAAGAAAGACACCAAGTAATGGAATCCTTTTTTTTGAATCAATCCTGGTCTTGAAGGACGTTCACCTTTGCGTGAATAATACAAGTCTTTGATTCCCAAATTTTTTGCTACAGTGTTTTTTATATCTGAAAATATAACAAGCTGCGATTTGAAGTTGTATTCATGGAGTTTTTTCATATGCCCTCCCCCAACATCATTGTTTGTTAATTCTAAACTTATTATAGCATTTTTTTAGATGTCAAATGAAGTAGTAATTTTTGTTTATATATCTGGAAGGATACTCAATTGCGTAGTTAAGGGGGATGAAACTAATGTATGTGATAATGGTATACGATGTAAACGTGAAAAGGGTTAACAAGGTTTTGAAAATAGGGCGAAAATATTTAAATTGGACTTTAAGGTCCGTGCTTGAGGGGCTTCTTACGGAGGAGTTGTACGAAAACCTGAAAGAAGAAATAATGAGGGTAATAAATACAGAGGAGGACGCTGTTTATTTCTATTTGATTGATACTTACAATGCGCCTCACAAAACTATTATTGGGGCGACACCAGGTGAGTTTAATTTCATTGAATAGTGTGTTTATTCAATGAAATTTGTTAAACTGTTAGCCTTGTCTTTTCCTATTATTTCCACTTTCAACTTTGTTCCCTTGGGTAGGGAGTATATTACCAATCCGTCGTCGTCTTCTTTGCGGATATACTTCGATACTCTTCTAATTAGTTCTTTTAGAGCTCCTCTTGGTAGATATCCCTCAAACGTTGAGTTCTGTTTCCAAACAAGGAATCTAAGTAGTAATTTGTGAACCTTTGCAACACGTTTCTCGTTTACATCGTACACTAATAAGTATCTTTTGCTCATCTTACTCCCTCCTAAAAAGTTGTCCAAATGAATCCTTCATATATCTAAACGCACAAACTTAGGCATCCTGACAAAGAGAGGATTTGTTTTGTTTTATACTATCTGTCAAAAATCTTTGTCGAATGCGTTTTCTATTTTGGAAAGGTTAAATTTCCAAAGTAGCTTTGGGAGGCGAAATACTATGCAAAAAGAGATTTGCAGATTTGTGGACTATATTATAGAGGTTGAGAACAAGAGGGCAGCGATTTACATCTCAGACGAGTTGGTGTATAAACCAGCTGTAGTAAGGTTCCATGGACAAGAAATCTATCGTGGAAGGCTTCCGTATGTTTTGTTTCTACAGTTACCAGCACACATGTCTCCGGAAGTCGTTGGTTTCCTGTTGCGCATTAAGACCGGCTCTGTTTTCAAAACTTAGGCATGCAAGTAAAAATGATGCCGAGAAGCTGGGAGAGTATCTTCTTTTCTGAAAAAGTCAGATAATATCTCTACCCACAAGCTCTATACAACCAAAACCTGCGGAATTTTTAGAACCAAGCCCTGCATCGTATGCTAATTTAAGGATTTCATAGTCCCCTTCCAGCTCAAGCACTGTTATCCAAGCATCTAACTTCCTTTCTTTGTACCCCACAACCACCCTCTTCGGATTTGGGGCAATGTTTTTTATTCTCAGTTGTCCCTGAAATTCTCTACCAAATGCCGCGTGAAATTTTCTTTTGAGGTTCTCCTCTAACAGTTTTGAAAAGATTTCATCGTGTGGTGAGTGATAAAGTGTGTATTTCTTTCCATCTTTGTCTACTGTCGAATAAACCGTAATTGGAGATTTTGTTGAAACTACGATGTGGTCAGTTTCTGGAAGTTCAAATATCTCAATCTTTGCTGGCACGACAAAATTCCTACCCAATCTAAGGTTTTCGAATCTGCCAACTCTGTCGACAACGAATTCTATTAGTCTTTCGTCTGCCGTCGATATGATAAGGACAACATGGTCAAAGAACTTTATTGTTTTGGTTTGACTATCTATTTGGAACCTTCCAAGAAGTCTGGAAAATGAGAACAGTTTATACAAACGCTTACCAAAGGTGTATCCTTTGTCATGCAAGAATTTTCTGTATTCTTCATCATCAATTAAGTTCAGAACAAATGCTTGCAAAATGTGATTGTATTCTGTTGGAAGTTCCAACTTGTCAAATGTAAAGTTAATGTACACTCTCAAGTTTACTACCTCCAATTTTTTGGGATAATTTAGTAATTAAATTTAGATCCGTGCTATCATACAAAAACAGACCAAAGTGGCCCACTCTTAATCCAACAGCGTTGGCTAAGGCTATCATTTCTTCTGAACCGAACAGCTCAACTTTGTAGATGCTCCTTTTGTAAGGTTTCACAACGGGAATTAAAGCATAGTTGATATTCTTGCCTTGGTAAATGTGCTGTGCCAAAGCAAAGTAGTATTCTTCAATAGCTCTTTGAATGCTTTCAATGGGCTGCTCTCCAAAGTTTTCGTTAGCAAGAACATAACATTCACTGAATGGTTGAAAGACTTTAACTGATGAATAATAAGGAAAAGCACCGCCCAAAGAGGTTTTGAGTAACCTCTTTAAGGCGGAGCCTACAGATTTTGTTGCTAATCGTACCTTTATAGTTGCATCCTTTACAATGTAATATCCATATTCGCTTGCGTATATTCTTTTTCCAAGCACGTGCGAAACGGAATGCGGAACATCTTCCAACATTTGGGATATTTGTTGGATAAGTTCCTCTGTTACTAACGTTGGTGATTTTAAGTCCCATCTCAAAACGATTTCCAGCAAAATTTTCACCTACTTTGCCTTGACAGAGTATGAAGACTTTTTAGTTTTCTAATCAAGAAGTTTTACTTTTATCCATCCAACTGGTAATATATCTTTTGGAGACTCCGATAATCTCACAATTCGCGTGGTTACTGGAAAGTTATTTTCCTTCACTTTTTTGTAGCCAAATAGAATTTTCAAAACCTTTACTTGATCACGTTTCAAAAATCCTCTGTAAGCTGTTTTTGAATAAAATCCACTGTGCCCACCAATTCTTAGAACGAATCCGTTCTCTGTTTCTTTGTTGATTTTAGAGAGTGTGTTATAGAAATTCAATAGCTCATTTTTCTGCTGATAGTTAGAAGCACTAATCTTTTGCTTTTCCATCTCTATTAATATTCGCGCTGCTTCTTTCATAGTATCGACGAAATTTTTTTCGCTTCCAAACACTTGCATTAAATAATCAACAGCTTCCTTCCTTGCACCGTTCTGTAGTAGTTTGCTCAATACGTCTGCTTTGAAAGTTATCCTGCTTTCGACTTTGTTTGAACCAGTGTTTCTCAGGTCATGCAACCATACTTCAAAAAACTGTGGAATACCTTGCTTGGGTCTTTCCAAATGGATTACTTCAACTTTTTTGAATTTTATGTAATTTTTGTCAATAAACGAGCTATCTGAGATTATCAGTGCTTTGAATGGTGATAGTTGCGCACTTCCAAAGACATTGTCTTCAATTTTATTAACTTCTGATTTTGATACGTTAGGTGTATTTAGTGCATTTTCAAAAGGTTCTGCAAATGCTTCATTAGCCTTTATTAGCGCCGTTCTTATTGCACCTTTGATGGAACTGCCAGGGATGTAAAATCTACCAGCGGTGTGGACGAATCTGCTAATTTGAAGAGTCTTTGGTTTTCCATTTTTGTCTTTTATTGTCGGGAATGATGTGTGACTGTAATCCCCGATATTAATTTTTAATTTATCAAATATTTCTTTCAAAGCACCATCTTTTGTTGATGGGTTTAATATTTCATCCATTTTTTCAACAAAGGACTCTACAAACTCATCATTTTCCATGAGCTTATCAAAGTTGAGAATATAGGTCTTACCGCCATCCACCAAAGTTTCAAATTTTCCCACTTTTTCTCCTGAACCAATAAAGACAGGAGAAATAGGTTCAATTATCATTCGCTTTGAAAATGTTGAATTTTTGTTCATACATTATTGCCCCCTTTGAACGGGAGTAAGAAAGCTTTACCATATCTGTAAACCCTATACCCATACGTTTTTTCAAATCCATCGGGAGTTATGTCTAAAATCTTGCCTCTTACCGGCTTTTTAAAAACAGAACCTTCTGTGAACATAACTACCCTTTTCGCCTTTTGGTCAGTTCCAAAGATGTAGCCTGTTCTGTATTTCAGTTCGTATGCATCAGAGATTTCCTTAGCAATTTCTTTGGATTCGTTTGTATAATCGTTCTTTGAGGGAATGTAAGGAGATAATAGCAAATACTTGTCTCCGACCACTGGTAGTTGTACTTCTTCTATTTTGTATTCAAAATTTCCAAATCCATAGGTTCTATCTCCGCCAAGACCTTCGTCAGCTAACAATTTCAGAGAAGCAAGTATTTCTTCCTTTAATTCCTTTCCAACTCTTAGATAGAACCACAGACCGCAGTTCGGAGCAAAGTGTACCTCTGAAAAGTAATAAAGGTTTGATTTCGAATTGATGCGGTTTATACCCGCCCTCGGACGCTCGAAGATTTCAACCGGTCCTTCGAAACCATTTGAGAATTGCACTTCGCTTTTGCTAAGAAATTGTCCATGAATATCTTTCTCTTCAACAGCTATGTTCTTGGTAACGATTTCTTCGTCGACAAATTTTATCTTCTTGAGTTTTTTAGGCTGAGATATTTTTTCTAAGTTAAAATTTTCACCCTTCGGTCTTGGTAAAAAGTATTTATCACCTACATAATAGAATGCTGAAGAGATGAGTAGTTCCGTTTCTTCTGTATTGTCTGAGATATTCTCAATTAGCTCTGCAGTTTTCTCAGAGCCAAAAAGTTTTGAATAAGCGCAAACTAAAGCGCTAAATAAGGTATCTGCGTGGACCATCCCCTCAGAGACTTCACCTACACCGTCGATAAAACCTATGTGTAATGGACCTTTAAATCTTATCTTAACCCGATAGTCCATAGGTATCACTTCCTTAGATAAAAGTTCGTTTACATGTGCCAACGGTTGAATTCAAACCCAGAGTTTATTTAAGTTCTTCAAGCGCTTTTTTCAGTGTTGAATATTCTCCGACTTTTTCCTCCTCTTTATTACCAAGGTAATAATCCCTTTCTCTCTTTAAAACTTTTATGTTTTTAAATTCAATCTTTCCATATCCTCTCGAACCGCTACCGCCAAGATAGTCGTCTTCGAGCAATTTCATAGCTAACAATAAGTTTTTCAGAAATTTATCCCCATCTCCATCGTAAATATCAACTACGAATTCTGCTTTGAATATCGCTCCAGCTGGTACACGTTCTTGTTGCCTTGGATTTGCTCTTGAAGTTACCCTGTTTATTGTGTTTTCGTATTTGAGTTCCGTCCATTTTGTTTCAAGGAAATCAGAAAGTGGTTCAAGGCTTTTTTCATCTAAGTATGCATCCCTAACGATTAGTCTTGTTCTGGCGAATGTGTTATCGGACTTGTTGTCAACAGATGTTCCAAATAATCCACAGACTGGGCAATTAGGATCCGTACATTTGTGAACATTTCCATCTTTACTGACTTTACCGTGGTAGAATTCACTAAGCACCCTCATTTTTCCTTTCAAGCTGCTACCAGGAATATATGGTCTACCCTTTGGATCCTTAATAACTGGGTTATCAAGACCGCCTATTTCCAAATCTTCTTTGCTAGTCCCAATGTGTAAACCCGTTTTAACTTCAATATCAGCAGTAACAATGTATTTACCAACGAAATCCTTTACTTCCATGCTTTATTCCCCCTTTATCGGCTTTTAGAATTGTTTATGGCTTCATAATACCTGTGATAAGCAACAAGTGCTTCAAAGAAGTCCGTGAAAAGATTATACGCTTTTTTTATCTCCACGCCATTTTTCTGTTTGACGACATCAACCACTTTTTTCATTCCTTCAGCAAGTTTTTTGAGCTGTTCCTGATTTCGTTCTTCCCTACCAACATCGTATAGCAAAACTGCCAAGAATTTGTTCAGTTCTCTTTTTAAAATCTTTTCAACATCGGCTTCTTCTAAACCCGAGACTTCAA
It encodes the following:
- the csm2 gene encoding type III-A CRISPR-associated protein Csm2, whose translation is MVSSFVQGNAGAGTNVAAEFEKVKELIANLQEDYNTLHEKARNIASNIQINSTKLRKFYNHVKKIEVSGLEEADVEKILKRELNKFLAVLLYDVGREERNQEQLKKLAEGMKKVVDVVKQKNGVEIKKAYNLFTDFFEALVAYHRYYEAINNSKSR
- the csm5 gene encoding type III-A CRISPR-associated RAMP protein Csm5, which gives rise to MNKNSTFSKRMIIEPISPVFIGSGEKVGKFETLVDGGKTYILNFDKLMENDEFVESFVEKMDEILNPSTKDGALKEIFDKLKINIGDYSHTSFPTIKDKNGKPKTLQISRFVHTAGRFYIPGSSIKGAIRTALIKANEAFAEPFENALNTPNVSKSEVNKIEDNVFGSAQLSPFKALIISDSSFIDKNYIKFKKVEVIHLERPKQGIPQFFEVWLHDLRNTGSNKVESRITFKADVLSKLLQNGARKEAVDYLMQVFGSEKNFVDTMKEAARILIEMEKQKISASNYQQKNELLNFYNTLSKINKETENGFVLRIGGHSGFYSKTAYRGFLKRDQVKVLKILFGYKKVKENNFPVTTRIVRLSESPKDILPVGWIKVKLLD
- the csm4 gene encoding type III-A CRISPR-associated RAMP protein Csm4; translated protein: MDYRVKIRFKGPLHIGFIDGVGEVSEGMVHADTLFSALVCAYSKLFGSEKTAELIENISDNTEETELLISSAFYYVGDKYFLPRPKGENFNLEKISQPKKLKKIKFVDEEIVTKNIAVEEKDIHGQFLSKSEVQFSNGFEGPVEIFERPRAGINRINSKSNLYYFSEVHFAPNCGLWFYLRVGKELKEEILASLKLLADEGLGGDRTYGFGNFEYKIEEVQLPVVGDKYLLLSPYIPSKNDYTNESKEIAKEISDAYELKYRTGYIFGTDQKAKRVVMFTEGSVFKKPVRGKILDITPDGFEKTYGYRVYRYGKAFLLPFKGGNNV
- the csm3 gene encoding type III-A CRISPR-associated RAMP protein Csm3, which gives rise to MEVKDFVGKYIVTADIEVKTGLHIGTSKEDLEIGGLDNPVIKDPKGRPYIPGSSLKGKMRVLSEFYHGKVSKDGNVHKCTDPNCPVCGLFGTSVDNKSDNTFARTRLIVRDAYLDEKSLEPLSDFLETKWTELKYENTINRVTSRANPRQQERVPAGAIFKAEFVVDIYDGDGDKFLKNLLLAMKLLEDDYLGGSGSRGYGKIEFKNIKVLKRERDYYLGNKEEEKVGEYSTLKKALEELK
- the cas2 gene encoding CRISPR-associated endonuclease Cas2 produces the protein MYVIMVYDVNVKRVNKVLKIGRKYLNWTLRSVLEGLLTEELYENLKEEIMRVINTEEDAVYFYLIDTYNAPHKTIIGATPGEFNFIE
- the cas6 gene encoding CRISPR-associated endoribonuclease Cas6 gives rise to the protein MYINFTFDKLELPTEYNHILQAFVLNLIDDEEYRKFLHDKGYTFGKRLYKLFSFSRLLGRFQIDSQTKTIKFFDHVVLIISTADERLIEFVVDRVGRFENLRLGRNFVVPAKIEIFELPETDHIVVSTKSPITVYSTVDKDGKKYTLYHSPHDEIFSKLLEENLKRKFHAAFGREFQGQLRIKNIAPNPKRVVVGYKERKLDAWITVLELEGDYEILKLAYDAGLGSKNSAGFGCIELVGRDII
- the cas2 gene encoding CRISPR-associated endonuclease Cas2, whose translation is MSKRYLLVYDVNEKRVAKVHKLLLRFLVWKQNSTFEGYLPRGALKELIRRVSKYIRKEDDDGLVIYSLPKGTKLKVEIIGKDKANSLTNFIE